In Malania oleifera isolate guangnan ecotype guangnan chromosome 8, ASM2987363v1, whole genome shotgun sequence, a single window of DNA contains:
- the LOC131161632 gene encoding pentatricopeptide repeat-containing protein At1g09900 produces the protein MDLTVPTKQAHEGFCSFQRVHRRSSRMHSLGARAGGGGSTDLSSAKVFLGHRGRFLVLSTDGVRKPRQKQVLAVSKVETFSPTAELRKFEKSPNGDISAENAFSTSVQSSQNFEEFESNNHLRSLVRRGELDEGFKFLESMVCRGNIPDIVYCTSLIRGFCRTGRTAKATRVLEIVEESGAVLDVITYNVLISGYCKSGEIDNALGILDRMSIAPDVVTYNTILRALCDNGKLKQAMEVIDLQLKKECYPDVVTYTILIEATCKASGVRQAMKLLNEMTSKGCKPDVVTYNVLINGICKEGRLDEAIKFLNNMPSYGCQPNVITHNIILRSMCSTGRWMDAEKLLAEMLRKGCSPSVVTFNILINFLCRKGLLGRAIDMLEKMPKHGCTPNSLSYNPILHVFCKEKKMERAVEYLDIMVSRGCYPDIVTYNTMLTALCKDGKVDVAVEILNQLSSKGCSPVLITYNTVIDGLSKAGKTEQALELLDEMRGKGLQPDIITYSSLVAGLSREGKVDEAINFFHDLEGLGIRPNAITYNSIMLGLCKTQQTDRAIDFLSYMVYKGCKPTEATYTILIEGVACEGLAVQALELLNELCSRGVVKKSSAEQVAVKM, from the coding sequence ATGGACTTGACTGTTCCAACAAAGCAAGCCCACGAAGGGTTTTGCTCATTTCAACGGGTTCACAGGAGGAGCTCGAGAATGCATAGCTTGGGAGCTAGAGCTGGGGGTGGAGGTAGTACAGATTTGAGTTCAGCGAAAGTCTTTCTGGGTCACAGGGGTCGTTTTCTTGTATTATCTACTGATGGTGTTCGAAAGCCAAGGCAAAAGCAAGTTTTGGCTGTTTCGAAGGTTGAAACCTTCAGTCCTACTGCTGAATTGCGGAAGTTTGAGAAAAGCCCTAATGGGGATATCAGTGCTGAAAATGCATTTTCCACATCTGTGCAATCTTCCCAAAATTTTGAAGAGTTTGAGAGTAATAATCACCTGCGGAGTTTAGTTAGACGTGGGGAATTAGATGAAGGGTTTAAGTTTCTTGAAAGCATGGTTTGTCGTGGCAATATTCCTGACATAGTCTATTGCACGAGCCTGATTCGTGGGTTCTGTCGAACTGGCCGGACTGCGAAGGCAACTAGGGTGTTAGAGATCGTAGAAGAATCTGGAGCTGTTCTTGATGTAATAACTTATAATGTCTTGATTAGTGGATACTGCAAATCGGGGGAAATTGATAATGCCTTGGGGATTTTGGACCGAATGAGCATTGCTCCAGATGTTGTTACTTACAATACCATTTTGCGTGCTTTATGTGACAATGGAAAATTAAAGCAAGCAATGGAAGTTATTGATTTGCAGTTAAAAAAGGAGTGTTATCCTGATGTTGTGACGTATACTATTTTGATTGAAGCGACATGTAAGGCAAGTGGAGTGAGGCAGGCAATGAAACTTCTAAATGAGATGACGAGTAAAGGTTGCAAACCTGATGTAGTTACCTATAATGTTCTCATTAATGGGATCTGCAAAGAAGGGAGGCTGGATGAGGCAATCAAATTCTTGAATAACATGCCATCCTATGGTTGCCAACCTAATGTTATTACTCATAATATTATTCTACGAAGCATGTGTAGTACTGGAAGGTGGATGGATGCTGAGAAACTCTTGGCCGAAATGCTTAGAAAAGGCTGTTCTCCGAGTGTAGTAACCTTCAATATTTTGATTAATTTCTTATGTCGGAAGGGTTTATTGGGCCGAGCTATCGATATGTTGGAGAAGATGCCTAAGCACGGATGTACTCCCAATTCATTGAGTTACAACCCTATACTTCACGTGTTTTGCAAAGAAAAGAAGATGGAGAGGGCGGTTGAATATTTGGATATAATGGTGTCTAGAGGTTGTTATCCTGACATTGTGACCTACAATACCATGCTCACAGCTTTATGCAAAGATGGGAAGGTTGATGTTGCAGTCGAGATACTAAACCAACTAAGCAGCAAAGGATGCTCTCCTGTTTTGATCACTTATAATACTGTAATTGATGGGCTTTCCAAGGCAGGGAAAACTGAGCAGGCCCTAGAATTATTGGATGAAATGCGGGGAAAGGGTCTCCAACCTGACATAATCACTTACTCTTCGCTTGTGGCAGGGCTTAGTAGAGAAGGAAAGGTTGACGAGGCTATTAACTTCTTTCATGACCTAGAAGGATTGGGCATCAGGCCAAATGCTATCACTTATAATTCTATTATGTTGGGGCTTTGTAAGACTCAGCAGACTGATCGTGCCATTGACTTCTTATCTTATATGGTCTACAAGGGATGTAAACCCACTGAAGCTACATACACCATTCTTATTGAAGGCGTAGCTTGTGAAGGTTTAGCCGTACAGGCCTTGGAGTTGCTAAATGAGTTGTGCTCTAGGGGAGTTGTCAAGAAAAGTTCAGCTGAGCAGGTGGCGGTCAAGATGTAA